The nucleotide window AGCGGATGAAGGTCGTCGGCGACGCGAGCCGCATCATGCCCGTCCACGAGCGCATCCAAGCCGTCGTCGACAGGGCGGAGGGGCGCCCCGTCACCGTAGGGGCGCTCGAGCGCTTCGATTTCTACGACGCGGCGCGACGCGCCTTCGCCGTCATTCGGACCTCTGACCCCGGACCCTACGGCTGCTTCCTGCTCCGCAAGGGTGTCATCTGAGTCCTGAGCCGCGATACCCGCGGTCGCACTCGCCTCACGACGGTGATACGTCCGTCCGAGTTCGCGGGTTCGGGATCAACGGCTGGGCGGTGTTCCGCCGGGTCCGCCGGCGCCGCCTCCGCTCGGAGCTGCGCCGGCGGTCGGGGTGGTCGTCGTATCGACCCGCGCGGTGAGGGCCACGGTGTAGCCGGAGGTGACGTCGCCGGTCGCGGTGCCCAGCTGCAGAGCGCCCCCGTCGTCGCCGAAGACGTTGTCGTCCGTCAGAGAGACCTGCGCCATGTTCGCCGAGGAGCCGGCGTAAGCGTCAAGAGCGTAGACCCTCGTGCAAGCGTCCTCCGGGAGGGCGACCTGCGACGTGGCGATCGCGTTGGTGGAGTCGGTGATCGAGGCGACGTCGGGGTAGACCTCGAAGTGGATGTGCGGCCAGCGGCCGGAGTAGCAGGCGGGGAAGATCGAGGTGAAGGTGACTGCACCGCTGCGGTCGGCGACTTGGACGCCGCGCAGGTAGGTCTCGTCCTCGATGGGGGAGGAGTACATCGAGTAGCTCCCGCCCGCGTCGCAGTGCCAGACGTAGACCGCCGCATTCTCGAACGGCACGCCGTTGTTGGCCATATCGAGGATCGTCAGGGTCAGGGTCATCACGATGCCCTCGGCGGTCGTTCCGCCATCGATGCTTGAGCGGATGTCGCTGCGAACGACACCGGCGTTCTCGAGGACATCGGCGCCGTTGGAGCCGTCGCCCGGATACGGTCCGGCCGTCTCGTCGGGGATCTCGCCCGTCGAAGTCGCGGAGGTTCCGCCGCCGGCCGATCCGCCGACCGAAGAAGAGTCGGCACCACCGCTCGAATCGGCCCCGCAGGCCGCCAACCCCACGGTGGCGGCGCCGACGCCGATCAGGGAGAGCACACGGCGGCGG belongs to Rathayibacter caricis DSM 15933 and includes:
- a CDS encoding intradiol ring-cleavage dioxygenase produces the protein MTRIPEPEFTPQGPVYQGRRLDRPHEEVVDQGLLFDVGTLFSRRRVLSLIGVGAATVGLAACGADSSGGADSSSVGGSAGGGTSATSTGEIPDETAGPYPGDGSNGADVLENAGVVRSDIRSSIDGGTTAEGIVMTLTLTILDMANNGVPFENAAVYVWHCDAGGSYSMYSSPIEDETYLRGVQVADRSGAVTFTSIFPACYSGRWPHIHFEVYPDVASITDSTNAIATSQVALPEDACTRVYALDAYAGSSANMAQVSLTDDNVFGDDGGALQLGTATGDVTSGYTVALTARVDTTTTPTAGAAPSGGGAGGPGGTPPSR